A segment of the Phycisphaerae bacterium genome:
GGAGCAGGCCGGGACGGCTCGGGAAGATCTTGCCCGCCTGGGCTCGACGTTGACGCAACTGGAAAAGGAGCGACTGGCCTCGGCGACGGGGGCCGACGTCGAGTTGCTGCACTGCGGCGTGCTGGATGGGCCGGTCGATCTTCCGCGCCGATTGCAGCTCGGCGGGATCGCAGGCATCGCGGCACTCTTCGCGACGCTCGCCGGTCAGTGGCTGCTGCGCCGTCGGGTCTGATGGACTTCCCATCGTCACGCACGCAGGTGCTTCATTGACGATCATGCTCGAACGGTTCTCAAGATCATGCGGCAACGTGCGGAGCATTCGAACGCCTACGGCGTTTGCGGGCTCGCGCAGGCTAGAGCCCGCGGCTCAGAAGAGAGCCCTGATGTCGGACGGCAACGAAGACCCGCGCAGGCTGAAGCCTGCGGCTCGCAGTGGACAACGCCTATGGGCGGAGTGCCTCGTGGCCGTGCTCGTGATACTTCCGGTTACGGTTCGTGCCGGCGTCCCTGAAGGGGTCTCGCCTCCGACATGGGCCGTGGATGCGCGGTGGTATCGCATCGATGTACCATGTCTCGATCGGAATACTCCGTCGGCGGCGGCGGAAGCCGGCGGCACCTCGGCCGAGCTTCGCAAGGCTCTTAGTCGCGCCCGCGAGCTCGAGTTCAACGCCGTAATCCTGTCGGGCGTACTCGTCCGCGCACCCGGTCCGGAGACGCCGGCCGGCTCACGACTACGCGCCAATCCCACTCTCTTTGACGCCGGCGCTGCTTCGCCACAATCTGACGAGTACCCGGACGGGTTCGCACCGGCAGAGCGCGCCCTGCTGGACGTGGTTCGCGAAGCACACCGGCTGGGGTTGCGCATCGTATTCTCGCTGTCAGCGGGTCTTGCCATGGAGGGTCCGGATTCGGGCAATGCCGACGTTCTCGTGGCCGAGACGCGAACCTGGTTTGATCCGAACGGAGACGGTGATCCGAAGGACGGCGTTGACGGCTGGTTCTGGACCGACACCGCGAAGGTGCCGGATGAAACCTGGAAGGAATGGCACGCGGCGGTCAAGAAACTCAACGTGGACGCCCTGCTCATTTCAGAAGACGATCGCAGCGGAGAATCGCCGGGCCTTCAAGGAATCTTCGACGGGCATGTCGAGCGCGGTATCGGGGCGGCCGTGAAGCAGTTGATCGTCGCGCGCGAAGAGGGCTTTACCCCGGTGGAATTCTGGAAAGCCCTCGAGGAGATGTCTTGCGATTCGGCGGCATCTCCAGCCTCTCTGCCCACGCTCGAACCAGGCGCGCAGGCCGATTTGGGGAAGTTGTTGCCGCGGATGCGCCTCGCGCTTGCGTTCCAATTCTTGTACAAACAGCCTCCCATGCTGATCCGCGGCTATGAATTCGGGAACTTCGAACGGCCGGCCGTTGGTTCCTGCCGAAGTGAATGGCGGCTCGGTCAGGGCGAAGAATCAGAAGGAGATGACTCTGCGGCACGGCAACGAATGGAATTCGCCCAGCTGGTCCATTTATTCAATACGCAGCGTGCAGAGCGTGAAATCCTCCGGCGCGGAGAGGTCCGGCCGATCTTGCTGAAAGAGAGCGATCACGTTCTGGCGTTCTCCCGATCGTTGAAGGGCAGGCAGATCATCGTCTTGATCAACTGCGGCGATCGCCCGACCCGTGCCAAGCTGGATTTGAAAACGCCGCGACGCCTTCTGGGCATACTCACACCGCAACTGGTGACGCATCCGCAGGCAGCTCGACTTCCGGGCCGGGCGGCCGTTGCCGGCCGACTTCTGGTCATGGGAGCGCGACAATACACCGACAGGACCGGCGCTCTCGACCTGGCCCTGGACGCCATGAGCGTGCGGCTCGTGCTCGTGGATTAAATTCCGGAGACGGCGACGTTCTCGGGTTACGAATGCGGCCGACGAGATGCACTACGCACTCCGGGAAACCCCGTTTGTTTATTCACGCATGGATTCGGCGCCGTCAAACGGCTCTTCTTCGTCGTCGCTGAAGCCAAAGATCTCCATCCATTCGCGGCGTTGATCCGGAGTCAGACCGGGGGGCTTCTCTGCTTCGGGCACCTGCTCCGGCGACCGAGGCGACTGTTCCCCAGAAAACAACTCTTGAACAAAAACCACCGCGTCGGTGTGGCGGGACCGTCGGGCGCGAGCCTCGTGGGCCACGCCTCCATCGCTCGTGACGACTCGAACGGAAGCGGGATGGCGTGCTTTCTTGAGCAACTCGACGATAACGTCGTCGGCCGAGACGGGGGAGCTGAAGCGCACCAGAATCCGACTTGAAGCCATCTGCTTGGACAGTCCGCCCCGGGGCACGGGACCATCGAACACGAGCGTCACGTCGTCGTCCCCGCGCCGGGCCCAGCGCTCGACAACCTTGACCATGGTCTCTCGTCCGACCAGAGGGATCGGCGCATGGGCGTGCATGGCGTGGAGGAGGTTGTTGCCGTCGATGATGACGTGACCGGCCACGGACGAAGTCCCTTGTACGGAGGGCTCCAGTGAGCGACGAGGGCGTGGCCCCATCGCCCGGAGCTGACCCAAGTCGCCATGAGGTACGGATGTGATTCTAGGACCAGCGAACGGACCCTGCCACGCCCACGGAGATCCGGACTGCAAATGAGGTCGCAGCGCAGGGCGGTCGCGTGGCGAACTCCGATGAGGTCGTGGAGCAGTGGCCCGATCTTGCCAATCCAACCCGATCTGTTACTGTCGTTGCGTGCTCAGGGGGCCGTAGCTCAGTCGGGAGAGCGCCTGGTTTGCAACCAGGAGGTTGCCGGTTCGATCCCGGTCGGCTCCAATGCGTTTCTCGCCCAGGAATCCCCCCGCTTTCCAGATCATTATCCCGTCTTGATTGTCTCGAGTTTCATTCGACTTGTGCTGGGGCTGATACCCAGTGACCGGCTGGGATCCACTTGCATGACTGCGGAGACCATGGCTCTGCGAACGAGCGTAAACTCCTGCTTGAGGAGAGTACCGCCGATGGTCGAACGATCCGCCGGCACGTTCAGACTGTACCGACGAATACTCTCTTCCGCTCGCTTGTGGTTGACAAGAAAGGACTCTGGCTGGCGGGCCACTTTCAGCACGAGATAACCTGGGGGCCGCACG
Coding sequences within it:
- a CDS encoding NYN domain-containing protein, with translation MAGHVIIDGNNLLHAMHAHAPIPLVGRETMVKVVERWARRGDDDVTLVFDGPVPRGGLSKQMASSRILVRFSSPVSADDVIVELLKKARHPASVRVVTSDGGVAHEARARRSRHTDAVVFVQELFSGEQSPRSPEQVPEAEKPPGLTPDQRREWMEIFGFSDDEEEPFDGAESMRE